The sequence below is a genomic window from Verrucomicrobiia bacterium.
ATTGAAAGGCCAACGGGCGAGCCATCTGAGGAGCGCCCGACCCGGACTTTGGTGTATGTGGTCGATGATGAGGCAATGCTTTTGGAACTGGCTACGGTCATCCTTGCGCCCTTGGGCTATGAAATCCGCGCTTTCCGTGACCCCGAGGCCGCCGTCCGGGCCTATGCTGCCGCCTCCCCTCGGCCGGCCCTGGTCATTACGGACTACGCCATGCATAATATGAACGGCATGGCGCTCATCCAAGCCTGCCGCCGGCTCGAACCGGCCCAGAAGATACTGCTGGTCAGTGGTACAGTTGGTCCGGAGATTTTTGATAAAATGCCTTCCAAACCGAACCGATTCCTGGCTAAACCTTATCAAGCCAAACAACTTGTGGACCTCGTTAAATCCGTTTTAGAAAGTTGAGACCAATTGCCCCTCGAACCCACCGCGCTTTTACCTTAATTCGCACCGTCTATGAAAAAAATCATCGTTCGCGTTTTAGTCGCCTTGGTCATTCTCGTCATTCTGGCGGGTGTGGCAGTCGCACTGTTCCTGGACACCGCTATCAAGCGTGGCATCGAAACCGCAGGGCCCATGCTGGCCAAAGTCGAGGTCAAACTCGACTCCGTCAACCTATCGCTCCTCTCCGGTTCAGGGAAGCTCAAGGGCCTTTTCGTCGGCAACCCACAAGGCTTCAAAACCGCCTCCGCCATCCAGGTCGCCACCGCCAGCCTCGCTCTGGAACCGC
It includes:
- a CDS encoding response regulator, with the translated sequence MEIERPTGEPSEERPTRTLVYVVDDEAMLLELATVILAPLGYEIRAFRDPEAAVRAYAAASPRPALVITDYAMHNMNGMALIQACRRLEPAQKILLVSGTVGPEIFDKMPSKPNRFLAKPYQAKQLVDLVKSVLES